A region from the Chitinophaga sp. Cy-1792 genome encodes:
- a CDS encoding sulfatase produces MRLRNWMSVLFSLAVTSTAFAQQRPNVIIIISDDHAFQAIGAYGNKLVKTPGIDRIAQEGTRFDRAYVTNSLCGPSRATILTGKYSHKNGFKDNDHSRFDGSQPSFIKELTQNGYQTAWIGKWHLETKPQGFSHWEILPGQGQYYNPDFIEMDSSISRASGYVSNIIEDKAENWLDQRDTTKPFCLVIGHKATHREWFPDTCDLGRYDGITFPLPANFYDDYNSRKAAAVQDMTIDKTMTMSYDLKMFTNQEEEDKWNNTKRMSPSQRSAFDTYYNKIREELKAKNLSGKALVEWKFQRYLRDYYSTVAALDRNISRTLQYLDKHQLTKNTIVIYMSDQGFFMGEHGWFDKRWMYEESFRTPMVMRYPGVLKPGTVNKDFVMNLDIAPTILDAAGMKVPADMQGESMLPLLKHTKQKGREAMYYHYYENTVHHVSPQFGIKTQRYKLIRFYERVDAWELFDLDTDKSEMHNLYGQKGYEAITAKLKKQLSDLITKYDDTEAAALMKVEVK; encoded by the coding sequence ATGAGACTACGAAATTGGATGTCTGTGTTATTCTCTCTTGCAGTTACCTCCACTGCATTCGCACAGCAAAGACCCAATGTGATCATTATCATTTCTGATGATCACGCGTTTCAGGCCATTGGCGCCTATGGCAACAAACTGGTTAAAACGCCCGGTATAGACAGGATCGCACAGGAAGGAACAAGATTTGACCGTGCCTATGTTACGAATTCCCTATGCGGCCCAAGCAGAGCTACCATTCTCACCGGAAAATATTCTCATAAAAATGGTTTTAAGGATAACGACCACTCCCGCTTCGATGGCTCCCAGCCCTCCTTCATTAAAGAGCTGACCCAAAATGGCTACCAGACCGCCTGGATCGGTAAATGGCACCTGGAAACCAAACCACAGGGCTTCAGCCACTGGGAAATCTTACCCGGACAGGGACAATACTACAATCCCGATTTTATAGAAATGGATAGCTCCATTTCACGTGCCAGCGGATATGTTAGCAACATCATTGAAGATAAGGCAGAGAACTGGCTGGATCAGCGCGATACTACAAAACCTTTCTGCCTCGTGATAGGACATAAGGCCACCCACCGCGAATGGTTCCCTGATACCTGTGATCTGGGCAGATATGATGGTATTACTTTCCCGTTGCCAGCCAACTTCTACGATGATTATAATTCCAGGAAGGCAGCAGCAGTACAGGATATGACCATCGATAAAACCATGACCATGAGTTATGACCTGAAGATGTTCACCAACCAGGAAGAAGAAGATAAGTGGAATAATACTAAACGTATGTCGCCCTCACAGCGCAGCGCTTTCGATACCTATTACAATAAGATCCGGGAGGAGCTGAAAGCAAAAAATCTTTCCGGTAAAGCATTGGTTGAATGGAAATTCCAGCGTTACCTGCGCGATTACTATAGTACAGTAGCAGCCCTGGACCGCAATATCAGCCGAACACTCCAATACCTGGATAAACACCAGCTGACAAAAAATACGATTGTTATTTATATGTCTGACCAGGGATTTTTTATGGGAGAACATGGCTGGTTTGATAAGCGCTGGATGTATGAAGAGTCGTTCAGAACTCCGATGGTGATGCGTTATCCGGGTGTTTTAAAGCCGGGAACTGTCAATAAGGATTTTGTGATGAACCTCGACATTGCGCCTACCATCCTGGATGCAGCAGGTATGAAGGTGCCGGCTGATATGCAGGGTGAATCCATGTTGCCATTACTGAAACATACAAAGCAAAAAGGCAGAGAAGCCATGTATTATCATTATTATGAAAATACCGTGCATCATGTGTCGCCGCAGTTTGGTATCAAAACACAGCGCTATAAACTTATTCGCTTTTACGAACGCGTAGATGCGTGGGAGTTATTTGATCTGGATACGGACAAATCTGAAATGCACAATCTCTATGGCCAGAAAGGCTATGAGGCTATTACCGCGAAGCTGAAAAAGCAGCTCTCGGATTTAATTACGAAGTACGACGATACAGAAGCTGCCGCTTTGATGAAAGTGGAGGTTAAATAA
- a CDS encoding SusC/RagA family TonB-linked outer membrane protein, which produces MKLTTFLICAACMQVAAKGYAQVKLSLNYADVSLNSLLDSIEKKSNYTFVYNNKLTLQSDKVSVRVTEKTVPEILSGVLTPIGLDFKIMQGNMVIILPAAETPQQQKVSGRATDKTGMPLIGVTVKVEGAANGTTTDAQGAYTLSIPDGKGALVFSFIGYLPQRVAIENRSHIDVILQEDTKGLNEVVVTAMGITRQKRSLTYAVSEVKAAEIMHAGADNIGSALVGKLPGVDLVGMAGGPMGGTRINIRGINSIDGNSRPLIVLDGIPVNDNDDGFSGRGSGGTAKGSLLNYINPDDIESLTVLKGANAAALYGSQALNGVIVITTKKGKGGRKGLGVEVYSDYTYNQRAFLPKYQNEYGSGTTPYFTSFAADGTPIYTGTSTLNFGPKLDGSTVQWWDGQRRPWVGQPDNFKDIFKDGFTNSNRASVNGNSDKGFFRLSLTNFNYGGFLPEMKQGRNTVSLASGYQVSSKVKVDVQLMYNNIDNQNPPQRIDRASNYPMPRNELTSLYESNYKNALGYYLTDSIKKISGNLRDNILRPLFWDQRENLYTSNQQQLFGSITATIEIIKPLSLRLRYGTDRYYILSESKEKWLQASDPTNINDQQGSYSRTIDNNYRNYAEALLTYNKSLGKDFKLGVTAGTSFDDQYGYANTAYTRGLRFRDIFSLNNSKANDNNPPRGSSGGERYMAAFGSAQLGYRDYLFLDLTGRNDWSSKLPTKNRSYFYPSVGLSYVLSEAVKLPEIINYMKFRGSYAQVGNTVPSRYFANEGYTYTSYLRPDGTSAVMTGVNASVPPLDIRAEKNYSLEFGMEAAVLENRLTLDLTYYSNKGVDLINAVNVTPSSGATSIRINSGSMSNKGLEIQLKADVLRGHAFGWQTTLNGSTIKRKVLSLADGIKERVIGNPFSAVFKAVPGNAPYDIYMNKIARDAKTGLPVVDANGLWTFEGTLSNMGNALPKWYGGFINDFSYKNFLFTVVMDYRYGGKIVSYSNILMNAAGVSKQSLYGRDTEHGGIAFYTNDQGKNIRLQDGQQPPAGKTLRTDGMIVPGVKQDGSANDIIVSAANYYNSRYGNFGTEDAVFDNNYIRLGELSLAYRLPANICQRLKVQTVTISLIARNVAYLYKSLPNVVPNSGLGTDAVNSNFEYTAFPSARNLGGSVKVNF; this is translated from the coding sequence ATGAAGCTGACTACATTCCTGATTTGCGCAGCCTGCATGCAAGTGGCTGCCAAAGGTTATGCCCAGGTCAAACTCTCCCTGAACTATGCCGATGTAAGCTTAAACAGTCTACTCGATAGTATTGAAAAGAAAAGTAATTACACGTTCGTTTACAACAACAAACTGACGCTTCAATCAGATAAGGTAAGCGTCCGGGTAACAGAGAAAACGGTGCCGGAAATTCTTAGCGGTGTACTTACGCCCATCGGGCTTGATTTTAAGATCATGCAGGGCAATATGGTGATTATCCTTCCCGCCGCAGAAACGCCACAGCAGCAGAAAGTCAGTGGCCGGGCCACAGACAAAACAGGTATGCCGCTGATTGGTGTCACCGTTAAGGTAGAGGGCGCCGCCAACGGCACCACTACCGATGCACAAGGTGCCTATACCCTCTCTATTCCTGATGGGAAAGGGGCGCTGGTATTCAGCTTTATTGGTTACCTGCCACAGCGCGTTGCCATAGAAAACCGCTCCCATATTGATGTTATCCTCCAGGAAGACACCAAAGGGCTGAATGAAGTAGTAGTAACGGCCATGGGTATTACCCGCCAGAAACGTTCCCTGACCTATGCTGTCAGTGAAGTGAAAGCGGCAGAGATCATGCATGCAGGTGCCGATAATATCGGTAGTGCGCTGGTAGGTAAATTACCGGGCGTAGACCTCGTAGGCATGGCCGGTGGCCCTATGGGTGGTACCCGCATCAATATCCGCGGTATCAATTCAATCGATGGAAACAGCCGCCCGCTCATCGTACTGGATGGTATCCCCGTTAATGACAATGACGACGGATTTTCTGGCCGCGGCAGCGGCGGAACCGCAAAAGGTTCCCTCCTGAACTATATCAACCCGGACGACATCGAGTCACTGACCGTGCTGAAAGGCGCCAACGCCGCTGCACTCTATGGCTCACAGGCCCTCAACGGTGTAATCGTTATTACCACCAAAAAAGGTAAAGGCGGCAGAAAAGGTTTAGGCGTAGAAGTTTATAGCGACTATACCTACAACCAACGCGCCTTTCTGCCTAAATACCAGAACGAATACGGCTCCGGAACAACACCGTATTTTACGTCTTTCGCAGCAGATGGCACGCCTATCTATACGGGTACCTCCACGCTGAACTTCGGCCCTAAACTGGATGGCAGTACCGTACAATGGTGGGATGGCCAGCGTCGTCCATGGGTAGGACAACCAGATAACTTCAAAGACATCTTCAAAGATGGCTTTACCAACAGCAACCGCGCCAGTGTAAACGGCAATTCCGACAAAGGCTTCTTCCGGCTCTCTCTGACCAACTTCAACTACGGCGGGTTCCTGCCGGAAATGAAACAGGGCCGCAACACCGTGTCGCTGGCAAGTGGCTACCAGGTGTCCAGCAAGGTAAAGGTAGATGTACAGCTGATGTACAATAATATCGACAACCAGAACCCGCCACAGCGTATAGACAGAGCGTCCAACTATCCTATGCCCAGGAATGAGCTGACCTCTCTGTATGAAAGCAATTATAAAAACGCACTGGGTTATTATCTCACCGACTCTATTAAAAAAATCTCCGGCAACCTGCGCGATAATATCCTGCGCCCATTGTTCTGGGACCAGCGCGAGAATCTCTATACCTCCAACCAGCAGCAGCTGTTTGGAAGCATCACTGCTACCATTGAGATCATCAAACCTTTGAGTCTGCGCCTGCGCTATGGTACCGACAGATACTATATCCTCAGCGAATCCAAAGAGAAATGGCTACAGGCATCAGATCCTACCAACATCAACGATCAGCAGGGCAGCTATTCCCGTACCATCGACAATAACTACAGGAACTACGCCGAAGCGTTGCTCACCTATAACAAATCGCTGGGTAAAGACTTCAAGCTGGGTGTTACTGCCGGTACTTCTTTTGATGACCAGTACGGATACGCCAATACCGCCTATACCAGAGGATTACGCTTCCGGGATATCTTCTCCCTGAATAACAGTAAAGCCAACGACAACAACCCTCCAAGAGGCAGCAGCGGCGGTGAACGTTATATGGCCGCTTTTGGTTCCGCACAGCTGGGCTACCGCGATTACTTATTCCTGGACCTTACCGGCCGCAACGACTGGTCCAGCAAGCTGCCCACCAAAAACCGCAGCTATTTCTATCCTTCTGTAGGGTTGAGCTATGTGTTGTCTGAAGCCGTGAAACTGCCGGAAATCATCAACTACATGAAGTTCCGCGGTTCGTATGCACAAGTAGGCAATACCGTGCCTTCCCGCTACTTTGCCAACGAAGGTTATACCTACACCTCTTACCTGCGCCCGGATGGTACCAGCGCTGTAATGACAGGTGTTAACGCCAGCGTGCCACCACTGGATATCAGGGCGGAGAAGAACTATTCCCTGGAATTCGGTATGGAAGCCGCCGTGCTGGAAAACAGGCTGACACTCGACCTGACCTATTACAGCAATAAAGGCGTAGACCTGATCAATGCCGTAAACGTAACACCATCCAGTGGCGCTACCAGCATCCGTATCAACTCCGGCTCCATGTCCAACAAAGGGCTGGAAATCCAGCTGAAAGCGGACGTACTGAGAGGTCATGCCTTTGGCTGGCAGACTACCCTCAACGGCTCTACGATAAAAAGAAAAGTATTATCCCTTGCCGACGGGATCAAAGAAAGAGTGATCGGCAACCCATTCAGTGCAGTATTCAAAGCCGTACCAGGCAACGCCCCATATGACATATACATGAACAAAATTGCCAGAGACGCTAAAACCGGCCTTCCCGTTGTAGATGCCAATGGTTTATGGACTTTTGAAGGAACACTGTCTAACATGGGTAACGCCTTACCTAAATGGTATGGTGGCTTCATCAATGATTTCTCTTACAAAAACTTCCTCTTCACAGTAGTGATGGACTATCGCTATGGCGGTAAAATCGTTTCCTATTCCAATATCCTGATGAATGCCGCGGGTGTATCTAAACAATCCCTGTATGGCCGCGACACAGAACATGGTGGTATTGCCTTCTACACCAACGACCAGGGTAAAAATATCCGACTGCAGGATGGCCAGCAGCCACCAGCAGGTAAAACCTTGCGTACAGATGGTATGATCGTTCCGGGAGTTAAACAGGATGGTTCTGCCAATGATATCATTGTTTCCGCAGCCAACTACTACAACAGCCGTTATGGCAACTTCGGAACAGAAGATGCGGTATTTGACAACAACTATATCCGACTGGGAGAGTTATCCCTGGCTTACCGCCTGCCGGCGAATATCTGCCAGCGCCTGAAAGTGCAGACAGTGACCATTTCCCTGATTGCACGTAACGTGGCCTATCTCTACAAATCGTTACCGAATGTAGTACCAAACAGCGGACTCGGTACCGATGCGGTGAACAGCAATTTCGAATATACCGCGTTCCCGTCTGCAAGGAACCTCGGTGGATCTGTTAAAGTAAACTTCTAA
- a CDS encoding Crp/Fnr family transcriptional regulator: MIDFELLRQHVAKYIQLSATEFETFITDFHPRKINKKNFLLREGEICKYEAFVTKGCFRIYYLDENGDAQILYFAVETWWATDIDSFIHQRPSILNIEALEDTTVLVISKTDKDKLYEALPKVEKMFRIMNQHSLVTFQRRVISSLGKTAEQRYLEFVEKYPALEQRLTQQQLAAYLGISHEFLSKIRKRLSRR, translated from the coding sequence ATGATAGATTTTGAATTATTAAGACAGCACGTAGCTAAGTACATTCAGCTATCGGCAACAGAATTTGAAACATTTATCACAGATTTTCATCCCAGGAAGATTAATAAGAAAAATTTCCTGTTGCGGGAAGGAGAGATCTGTAAGTATGAAGCATTTGTAACGAAGGGCTGTTTTCGTATCTATTATCTGGATGAAAACGGAGACGCACAAATCCTCTATTTCGCCGTAGAAACCTGGTGGGCAACAGATATAGACAGCTTTATTCATCAGCGCCCTTCCATACTGAATATTGAAGCACTGGAAGATACCACTGTACTTGTCATCAGCAAAACCGATAAAGATAAACTCTATGAAGCCTTGCCGAAAGTAGAAAAGATGTTTCGTATCATGAACCAGCATTCCCTGGTAACCTTCCAGCGACGTGTGATTTCATCGCTGGGTAAAACGGCGGAGCAACGGTACCTGGAGTTTGTCGAAAAGTATCCTGCGCTTGAGCAGCGACTCACACAGCAACAGCTGGCGGCCTATCTGGGCATCTCTCACGAATTTTTAAGCAAGATCAGGAAACGACTGTCACGCCGATAA
- a CDS encoding glycoside hydrolase family protein: MQRRDFVRKLSGGLILPAMVNSLDVGSLFQGPSFADKLLPAVKNGGFMMDDYWIWDPSVVKGEDGRYHMFASRWPKAVGFGKWVTNSEIVRAVADTPEGPYTFAEVVMSPRGKEWFDGRCTFNPRITKYKGQYLLYYVGVTYDFPMPEDATDIWANGVAQQAWMHKRAAVAVSDSVKGPWKRISHPLMNPRPGKWDASIISNPSPVVRPDGDIYLMYKSSPHGPEPPLMLGAALSKHGYEGPYERLSDAPVFDFKSTKENESDVEDPFVWWNKDHYELIMKDRFGRICGEEGGGIHATSKNGVDWKLSDPVKAYSRTVKWDDGTVTHQANFERPFLLFENGKPTHLFAATGSGLRPYQVDKTWNMVIPLKH; encoded by the coding sequence ATGCAAAGAAGAGATTTTGTGAGAAAATTATCCGGTGGACTGATATTGCCGGCTATGGTAAATTCACTGGATGTCGGCTCCCTGTTTCAGGGGCCATCTTTCGCAGATAAACTCCTGCCGGCGGTTAAGAACGGTGGCTTTATGATGGATGATTACTGGATCTGGGATCCTTCCGTAGTGAAGGGGGAAGATGGCCGCTACCATATGTTCGCCTCCCGCTGGCCGAAAGCAGTGGGCTTTGGTAAATGGGTGACCAACTCAGAAATCGTCAGGGCTGTGGCTGATACGCCCGAAGGGCCTTATACTTTTGCAGAAGTGGTGATGTCGCCGAGGGGAAAGGAATGGTTTGATGGCAGGTGTACTTTTAATCCGCGTATCACAAAATACAAAGGTCAATACCTGCTGTATTATGTTGGCGTTACCTATGATTTCCCGATGCCCGAAGATGCAACGGATATCTGGGCCAACGGTGTTGCGCAGCAGGCCTGGATGCATAAACGCGCCGCTGTAGCTGTTTCCGACTCCGTAAAAGGACCCTGGAAAAGGATCAGTCATCCGCTGATGAACCCGCGCCCCGGTAAATGGGATGCCTCTATCATTTCCAATCCTTCGCCGGTAGTACGCCCTGATGGTGACATCTACCTGATGTATAAATCCAGTCCGCATGGTCCTGAACCACCGCTGATGCTGGGCGCCGCGCTGTCGAAACATGGATATGAAGGGCCATATGAGCGCCTTTCAGATGCCCCTGTGTTCGATTTTAAAAGTACAAAAGAGAATGAAAGCGATGTGGAAGATCCGTTTGTATGGTGGAACAAAGACCATTATGAACTGATCATGAAAGACCGTTTTGGCAGGATATGTGGTGAAGAAGGTGGCGGTATTCATGCTACTTCCAAAAATGGGGTAGACTGGAAACTTTCTGATCCTGTGAAAGCGTACTCCCGTACTGTTAAATGGGACGATGGTACTGTTACGCACCAGGCGAATTTTGAACGGCCATTCCTGCTGTTTGAAAACGGAAAGCCCACCCATCTGTTCGCGGCCACTGGCTCAGGGCTGCGGCCTTACCAGGTAGATAAAACCTGGAATATGGTCATTCCATTGAAGCACTAA
- a CDS encoding RNA polymerase sigma-70 factor, which yields MTKIEISDLIERIVVCDDQQAFKLVYQHYFIRLFRLSYSIVKLKELAEEIANDALVMLWTKRSRLPAIHNLDLYLYTSVKNDAIAKLSKEQAKYTTDISTAIGEDLKITADPEKLMISAEMMKQLADAIASLPPRCRLIFKLIKEDGLKYKEVATLLDLSVKTVEAQMAIAVRKILAATQLQTTTQKLPQL from the coding sequence ATGACCAAAATCGAGATTAGTGATCTGATCGAACGGATCGTCGTGTGTGATGACCAGCAGGCGTTTAAGCTGGTGTACCAACATTATTTCATACGCCTTTTCAGGTTAAGCTATTCTATTGTGAAGCTGAAGGAACTGGCGGAAGAAATTGCCAACGATGCCCTGGTAATGCTATGGACAAAAAGAAGCCGCCTTCCTGCCATTCATAACCTGGACCTTTACCTGTATACCAGTGTAAAGAATGACGCCATTGCAAAACTCAGCAAAGAACAGGCAAAGTATACCACTGATATCAGCACTGCCATCGGAGAGGACCTGAAAATTACCGCCGATCCTGAAAAGCTTATGATATCTGCTGAGATGATGAAGCAGCTGGCAGACGCCATTGCCAGCCTGCCACCACGTTGCAGGCTGATATTTAAACTGATTAAGGAAGATGGACTGAAATATAAAGAGGTAGCCACACTGCTGGATCTGTCCGTAAAAACGGTAGAAGCACAGATGGCCATTGCCGTACGTAAAATCCTTGCCGCAACGCAATTGCAAACAACCACACAAAAATTACCACAGTTATAA
- a CDS encoding SusD/RagB family nutrient-binding outer membrane lipoprotein, with translation MNLKKSAIAGLLVAMAVTGCKRNMDDLFNNPETFTSTKIEYLLPTAIDATIRQDYVSSYNNYFRFLAPMMQLTASSVDPVSGNFYRVTSDKGEWSNYYLTKMLNVIAIENNYKYKLTAAQQEEYKIYYHLAKVIGAYATGQATDLFDDIPYKDGFAAQNSLYGQPVNYYPAYDNQQTVYYSILDDLKAAADYLSTAQLQPTLYESHKSLAVQDILYKGNLSRWVKMANSLRLRLAMRISAVDQARAKQELTDLMQNNQPLITDNADNAVLLIGNQSYGGSSNTILRALNENLTYQYAPKFVVDQMQQAGDPRLPIFFGKGDTTAIVGLPASVGSRTFDVTKAAVIDTVTFTRNTNLPTGIVISAADVCFLLAEARQQNLISTSDAKTYYENGIRASISWYYSLYLGSPVAKKPGITAQPDANAINTLLASSSYAFNSANALAQIGLQKYLNTNFMEMNETYAEFRRLDYPQLPADIYEGQQQNASFPVRYFYPTSEAANNSENFSKVGAKNNMTTRVWWDVK, from the coding sequence ATGAATTTAAAGAAATCAGCGATCGCAGGATTATTAGTGGCCATGGCAGTTACCGGTTGTAAGCGGAATATGGACGACCTGTTCAACAACCCGGAAACCTTTACCAGCACCAAAATCGAATACCTGCTGCCTACTGCTATCGATGCAACCATCCGTCAGGATTATGTATCTTCCTATAACAACTATTTCCGCTTCCTGGCACCGATGATGCAGCTGACGGCATCTTCCGTGGATCCTGTAAGTGGTAATTTCTATCGTGTCACCAGCGACAAAGGCGAGTGGAGCAACTATTATCTTACCAAAATGCTCAATGTAATTGCCATCGAAAACAATTACAAATACAAACTTACCGCGGCACAACAGGAAGAATATAAAATCTATTACCACCTCGCAAAAGTAATCGGTGCCTATGCTACCGGCCAGGCCACCGATCTTTTTGACGACATCCCCTATAAAGATGGTTTTGCCGCGCAGAATTCCTTGTACGGACAACCTGTCAACTACTACCCTGCCTACGATAACCAGCAAACTGTTTATTACAGTATCCTGGATGATCTGAAAGCAGCAGCCGATTACCTGAGTACTGCACAGCTGCAGCCCACGCTCTATGAAAGCCATAAATCACTGGCAGTACAGGACATCCTGTATAAGGGTAACCTGAGCCGCTGGGTGAAAATGGCCAACTCCCTGCGTTTGCGCCTGGCCATGCGTATTTCAGCGGTAGATCAGGCCAGGGCCAAACAGGAACTGACAGACCTGATGCAGAACAATCAACCACTGATTACGGACAACGCTGATAATGCGGTGTTGCTGATTGGTAACCAGTCGTACGGCGGTTCCAGCAACACCATCCTGCGTGCACTCAACGAAAACCTGACCTATCAGTATGCGCCAAAATTTGTGGTAGACCAGATGCAGCAGGCCGGCGATCCACGTCTGCCGATATTCTTCGGCAAAGGTGACACTACCGCTATCGTTGGGTTACCTGCTTCTGTTGGCAGCAGAACATTTGATGTAACCAAAGCAGCAGTGATAGATACGGTAACGTTTACACGTAATACCAATTTACCTACAGGTATTGTTATAAGTGCGGCAGATGTCTGCTTTTTACTGGCAGAAGCACGTCAGCAGAACCTGATCAGCACCAGCGACGCCAAAACCTACTATGAGAACGGCATTCGCGCGTCTATCTCCTGGTATTACAGTCTGTACCTGGGTAGCCCGGTTGCTAAAAAACCAGGTATCACCGCCCAGCCGGATGCCAATGCCATCAATACTTTGCTGGCCAGTTCAAGCTACGCCTTCAACAGCGCAAACGCCCTGGCACAGATTGGTTTACAGAAATACCTGAACACCAATTTCATGGAGATGAACGAAACCTATGCAGAGTTCAGAAGACTGGATTATCCGCAACTGCCGGCAGATATCTACGAAGGCCAGCAACAGAATGCGAGCTTCCCGGTAAGGTACTTCTACCCTACCTCAGAAGCGGCCAATAATTCTGAAAACTTCAGTAAAGTAGGTGCCAAAAATAATATGACTACCCGCGTATGGTGGGATGTGAAATAA
- a CDS encoding cysteine hydrolase family protein: MKTALLIIDVQNDYFEGGAHTLVNPMPAAMHAQQVLTAARLRQLPVVHIQHLAINEGADFFLPGTPGADIHPLVEPASGEMLVIKHYPNSFRETTLLEYLRGENITDLLICGMMTDVCIDATVRAAMDAGFTTTVIGDACTTRDRELYGKPVAAAAVHQAYLAGMAALGGLYAHVITAAEFCGNQ, from the coding sequence ATGAAAACAGCACTCCTGATTATTGATGTACAAAATGATTATTTCGAAGGCGGCGCGCATACGCTGGTAAACCCGATGCCGGCAGCGATGCATGCACAGCAGGTATTGACAGCTGCCAGGCTGCGGCAGTTACCAGTGGTGCATATACAGCACCTGGCCATTAATGAGGGGGCGGATTTCTTCCTCCCTGGTACGCCTGGAGCGGACATTCATCCGCTGGTGGAGCCGGCATCCGGCGAAATGTTGGTCATCAAGCATTACCCGAATAGTTTCAGGGAAACAACTTTACTGGAATACCTCCGCGGTGAAAATATCACAGATCTGTTGATATGTGGTATGATGACAGATGTATGTATAGACGCTACCGTCAGGGCCGCTATGGATGCAGGATTTACCACTACTGTAATCGGTGATGCCTGCACTACCCGCGACAGGGAGTTGTATGGCAAGCCGGTTGCTGCGGCGGCAGTGCATCAGGCTTACCTGGCCGGTATGGCGGCGCTCGGCGGATTGTATGCCCATGTAATTACTGCCGCTGAATTCTGCGGAAACCAGTAA
- a CDS encoding FecR family protein, which yields MENERVLFLLTRKLAGEATPLELDELSALLQADPSLQYSVSLLEQLESEAVLSPAEEDQLLQQRLSQLTLDETVPAKQYPIRSILKWAAAAVIGTLMVWSGKHYFLSSPAIKTISAKEIATKPGSRTSVVLEDGTKVWLNADSKIEAVKGKREVTLTGEAYFDVMSDANNPFIVHVSGVDVRVLGTTLNIRAYPGQGTVETALINGKLEVELKEGAGRKILLLPGQKATISTTEKNTDPAAPPIGFTVSNMTTDSATGAPPETGWMSNSISFKQQNLPDIIKELERWYGVNIWIENNRYDNEIITGTFKDKDLHQVLQALQLSAGFKYRTDSLGVHIY from the coding sequence ATGGAAAATGAAAGAGTCCTGTTTTTACTAACCCGAAAATTAGCCGGAGAGGCTACGCCACTGGAGCTGGACGAACTGTCTGCGCTGCTGCAGGCAGATCCTTCCCTGCAATATAGTGTTTCCCTGCTGGAGCAGCTGGAAAGCGAAGCCGTATTGTCGCCGGCGGAAGAGGACCAGTTATTGCAGCAGCGACTGTCGCAGTTAACATTAGATGAAACAGTACCTGCAAAACAGTACCCTATAAGATCTATCCTCAAATGGGCCGCAGCAGCGGTTATCGGCACGCTGATGGTATGGTCGGGCAAACATTATTTCTTATCCTCTCCCGCTATAAAAACCATCAGTGCAAAGGAAATCGCTACCAAACCGGGTTCCCGTACCAGTGTAGTATTGGAAGACGGCACGAAGGTCTGGCTGAATGCAGATAGTAAAATCGAAGCGGTAAAAGGGAAAAGAGAAGTCACGCTTACCGGTGAAGCCTATTTTGATGTAATGAGTGATGCCAACAATCCGTTCATTGTGCACGTAAGCGGTGTAGATGTACGTGTATTGGGTACCACACTCAACATCAGGGCCTATCCGGGGCAGGGCACTGTTGAAACCGCGCTGATAAATGGTAAGCTGGAAGTAGAACTAAAAGAAGGCGCCGGCAGAAAAATCCTGTTATTACCCGGACAAAAAGCCACCATATCTACTACAGAGAAAAATACAGACCCGGCTGCACCACCTATTGGTTTTACGGTGAGCAATATGACCACCGATTCCGCCACTGGAGCGCCTCCTGAAACAGGCTGGATGAGTAACAGTATATCATTTAAACAACAAAATCTGCCAGATATAATAAAAGAGTTAGAAAGATGGTATGGGGTAAATATCTGGATAGAGAACAACAGGTACGACAATGAAATAATCACCGGAACATTCAAAGATAAAGACCTCCACCAGGTACTGCAGGCACTGCAACTTTCGGCAGGCTTTAAATACAGGACAGACAGCCTGGGAGTACATATTTACTAA